A section of the Rubrobacter naiadicus genome encodes:
- the tyrS gene encoding tyrosine--tRNA ligase produces MADNTDLEGIFRNAVDVVSREELEQRMREGRLRVKLGIDPTAPDIHLGFTVVLRKLRAFQDLGHTAVLVIGDYTARVGDPSGRSKTRPILSVEQIERNTETYLDQAYLILDPERTEVRRNSEWLGGLTMADIIHLTRAVTVARILERDDFARRYASGSPISLTELLYPLMQAYDSVAIDADVELGGTDQLYNLLMGRQIMEYYGKRPQCILTVPLLVGTDGKVKMSKSVGNYIGVTDPPEEMFGKVMSIPDQIMADYYRLLLDREPPEAEPVEQKRELARSIVQQFHGEEQARSAERHFDTIVRRGVPEDVPEVSLPDEPQVWIVDLITRAGFARTNGEARRFIRGGAVRLDGEQVTEEDLNIPLGRLQGAVLQVGKRRYARLAAPSGSAGEKFSSGR; encoded by the coding sequence ATGGCTGATAACACGGATCTTGAGGGTATCTTCCGCAACGCGGTGGACGTGGTGAGCCGCGAGGAGCTCGAGCAGCGCATGCGCGAAGGGCGGTTGCGCGTCAAGCTCGGCATAGATCCCACCGCACCCGACATACACCTCGGGTTCACCGTGGTCCTGCGTAAGCTACGCGCGTTCCAGGACCTCGGTCACACCGCGGTCCTGGTGATAGGCGACTACACGGCGCGCGTGGGCGATCCTTCGGGACGCTCCAAGACCCGTCCCATCCTCTCGGTCGAGCAGATAGAGCGCAACACCGAAACCTACCTGGATCAGGCCTACCTGATCCTCGACCCCGAGCGCACCGAAGTCCGGCGCAACTCGGAGTGGCTGGGCGGGCTCACCATGGCGGACATCATCCACCTGACCCGGGCCGTGACCGTGGCCCGCATCCTGGAGCGTGACGACTTCGCCAGGCGCTACGCTTCCGGGAGTCCGATCTCTCTCACCGAGCTGCTCTACCCGCTCATGCAGGCCTACGACTCCGTCGCCATCGATGCCGACGTCGAACTCGGCGGCACCGACCAGCTCTACAACCTGCTCATGGGGCGCCAGATAATGGAGTACTACGGCAAACGTCCTCAGTGCATACTCACCGTGCCGCTCCTCGTCGGCACCGACGGCAAGGTCAAGATGAGCAAGTCCGTCGGCAATTACATAGGAGTGACCGATCCGCCGGAAGAGATGTTCGGCAAGGTGATGAGCATCCCCGACCAGATCATGGCGGATTACTACCGGCTCCTGCTCGACCGTGAGCCGCCCGAAGCGGAACCCGTCGAACAGAAGCGCGAGCTCGCCCGTTCCATCGTCCAGCAGTTTCATGGCGAGGAACAGGCCCGATCCGCCGAACGCCACTTCGACACCATCGTCCGGCGTGGGGTTCCGGAGGACGTCCCGGAGGTGTCCCTCCCCGACGAGCCGCAGGTCTGGATAGTAGACCTCATAACCCGCGCCGGCTTCGCCCGGACGAACGGTGAAGCCCGCCGCTTCATCCGGGGAGGGGCGGTCAGGCTCGATGGGGAGCAGGTCACCGAGGAAGACCTCAACATCCCTCTCGGCAGGCTTCAGGGGGCCGTGTTGCAGGTCGGCAAGCGTCGCTACGCCCGGCTCGCCGCCCCTTCCGGGAGCGCAGGAGAAAAATTTTCCTCAGGTCGTTGA
- a CDS encoding TraR/DksA family transcriptional regulator, translating to MKNEEIDEGFVTRQRERLERLREELVQRRRGMEEDERERSEEQRDVQPDSGDQSRYMFDREMDATIGGRAARRLEDVERALEKIEEGTYGICDDTGRPIPRGRLEAMPEAIRTVEAQERFERERRPGR from the coding sequence GTGAAGAACGAAGAGATCGACGAGGGGTTCGTGACGCGTCAGCGAGAGAGGCTCGAGCGGTTGCGGGAAGAGCTCGTGCAGAGGCGGCGCGGCATGGAGGAGGACGAGCGGGAGCGCAGCGAGGAGCAGCGGGATGTCCAGCCGGACTCCGGGGATCAGAGCCGGTACATGTTCGATCGGGAGATGGACGCCACGATCGGGGGGCGGGCCGCCCGGCGCCTCGAGGACGTCGAACGGGCGCTGGAGAAGATCGAGGAGGGGACCTACGGGATCTGCGACGATACCGGACGGCCGATCCCGCGGGGGAGGCTGGAGGCGATGCCGGAGGCCATACGGACGGTCGAGGCGCAGGAGAGGTTCGAGCGCGAGCGGCGCCCCGGACGTTAG
- a CDS encoding ArsA family ATPase: MRIILYTGKGGVGKTSVAAATALKAASEGKKVLVMSTDPAHSLSDAFDEEVGPEPRQMAQGLWAQEMDQSSMIEEYWAEIQNYLTAVFEWQGTTDVAADELARLPGMDELFGLLAVRRHHREGGYDALILDAAPTGETLKLLSLPDQMSWYVEKILPVQRRVASIARPLARRTKALPPLPEDSVFAAGQRFYDALAEVEEVLIDRENASVRLVVNAEKMVVAEARRAYTYLNLYDYGVDAVVVNRLLPETVRDPYFEEWRRAQEHHMRTIRDSFEPIPILTARLFEREMYGLEALSELAGEIFDGADPLEVMFRGETHSIVKRDGGYEVVLSLPFVEKESLELSKRGAELLVSVGSYRRNILLPDSMARLAAAGASFEDGKLYVRLKDAS; this comes from the coding sequence TTGCGGATCATACTGTACACGGGTAAGGGAGGCGTCGGGAAGACGAGCGTGGCGGCCGCGACCGCGTTGAAGGCGGCCTCGGAGGGGAAGAAGGTGCTCGTCATGAGCACCGACCCCGCGCACTCGCTCTCGGATGCGTTCGACGAGGAAGTCGGGCCGGAGCCCAGGCAGATGGCGCAGGGGCTCTGGGCGCAGGAGATGGACCAGTCGTCGATGATCGAGGAGTACTGGGCCGAGATCCAGAACTATCTCACCGCCGTCTTCGAGTGGCAGGGTACGACCGACGTGGCCGCCGACGAGCTGGCGAGGCTGCCTGGGATGGACGAGCTCTTCGGGTTGCTCGCGGTGCGTCGGCACCATCGCGAGGGGGGCTACGACGCCCTGATCCTGGACGCCGCGCCCACGGGAGAGACCCTGAAGTTGTTGAGTTTGCCGGATCAGATGAGCTGGTATGTGGAGAAGATCCTGCCCGTCCAGCGGCGGGTCGCGAGCATCGCCCGTCCGCTCGCCCGCCGGACCAAGGCCCTCCCGCCGCTGCCCGAGGACAGCGTGTTCGCCGCCGGGCAGCGCTTCTACGACGCGCTCGCGGAGGTGGAGGAGGTGCTCATCGACCGGGAAAACGCCTCGGTGCGGCTGGTGGTGAACGCCGAGAAGATGGTCGTCGCCGAGGCCAGGCGGGCCTACACCTACCTCAACCTCTACGATTACGGGGTGGATGCGGTCGTGGTCAACCGGCTGCTGCCCGAGACCGTCAGGGACCCGTACTTCGAGGAGTGGCGCCGGGCGCAGGAGCACCACATGCGCACCATCCGGGACTCCTTCGAGCCGATCCCCATCCTCACCGCGCGCCTCTTCGAGCGTGAGATGTACGGCCTCGAAGCGCTCTCGGAGCTTGCCGGAGAGATCTTCGACGGAGCGGACCCGCTGGAGGTGATGTTCCGCGGGGAGACGCACAGCATCGTCAAGCGTGACGGCGGTTACGAGGTCGTGCTGAGCCTGCCGTTCGTGGAGAAGGAGAGCCTCGAGCTCTCCAAGCGCGGTGCCGAGCTACTCGTTAGCGTCGGGAGTTACAGGAGGAACATACTGCTGCCGGACTCGATGGCGAGGCTCGCTGCGGCCGGCGCCAGTTTCGAGGACGGTAAGCTATACGTGAGGTTGAAGGATGCATCCTGA
- the pdxS gene encoding pyridoxal 5'-phosphate synthase lyase subunit PdxS, whose product MAENGHITGTFRVKSGMAQMLKGGVIMDVVNAEQAKIAEEAGAVAVMALERVPADIRAQGGVARMSDPEKILEIQQAVTIPVMAKVRIGHFVEAQVLEALEVDYIDESEVLTPADETNHINKWDFTVPFVCGATNLGEALRRIGEGAAMIRSKGEAGTGNVVEAVRHMRAIVGGIRKLTTLGPEELMAEAKSLGAPYELVKWVAQNGKLPVVLFTAGGIATPADAALMMQLGADGVFVGSGIFKSSDPAKRAAAIVKATTNYDDPKAIAEASRGLGEAMVGREMSELLEGERLATRGW is encoded by the coding sequence ATGGCGGAGAACGGACATATCACCGGCACCTTCAGGGTGAAGAGCGGGATGGCCCAGATGCTCAAGGGCGGGGTCATCATGGACGTCGTGAACGCCGAGCAGGCCAAGATCGCCGAGGAGGCCGGGGCCGTGGCGGTCATGGCGCTGGAGAGGGTCCCGGCGGACATCCGGGCGCAGGGCGGGGTCGCCAGGATGAGCGACCCGGAGAAGATCCTGGAGATCCAGCAAGCCGTCACCATCCCGGTGATGGCGAAGGTGCGCATCGGGCACTTCGTCGAGGCGCAGGTTCTCGAGGCGCTCGAGGTCGATTACATCGACGAGTCGGAGGTCTTGACTCCGGCCGACGAGACCAACCACATAAACAAATGGGACTTCACGGTTCCCTTCGTATGTGGGGCGACGAACCTCGGCGAGGCTCTCCGGCGCATCGGCGAGGGGGCGGCGATGATCCGCTCCAAGGGCGAGGCCGGAACCGGGAACGTCGTGGAGGCCGTCAGGCACATGCGGGCGATCGTGGGCGGGATAAGGAAGCTCACCACGCTCGGTCCTGAGGAGCTGATGGCCGAGGCGAAGTCTCTCGGGGCGCCGTATGAGCTGGTCAAGTGGGTGGCACAGAACGGGAAGCTCCCGGTGGTGCTCTTCACCGCCGGTGGGATCGCCACGCCGGCGGATGCCGCCTTGATGATGCAGCTCGGGGCGGATGGTGTCTTCGTGGGGAGCGGAATCTTCAAGAGCTCCGACCCCGCGAAACGGGCGGCGGCGATCGTGAAGGCGACGACCAACTACGACGATCCGAAGGCAATCGCGGAGGCGAGCCGGGGGCTCGGCGAGGCGATGGTCGGCAGGGAGATGAGCGAGCTTCTCGAAGGGGAGCGTCTGGCGACGCGTGGCTGGTAG
- the pdxT gene encoding pyridoxal 5'-phosphate synthase glutaminase subunit PdxT, translating to MAGRDAERDGSRIGVLALQGDVREHLQMLREIGVEAVEVRKPEDLRGLAGVIVPGGESTTIGKMMAEGGLLDAIRSFFYGGGGVWGTCAGMVLAASATTGPSQPLLGLMNALVERNGFGRQVRSFERDLEVKGFDRPFRGVFIRAPFFEDVGPGVEVLSEVDGKVVAARAENVLVTAFHPELTDDTRFHEYFVKEVCKR from the coding sequence GTGGCTGGTAGGGACGCGGAAAGAGACGGCAGTCGGATAGGGGTGCTCGCGCTGCAGGGGGATGTGCGTGAGCACCTCCAGATGCTGCGCGAGATAGGCGTCGAGGCCGTGGAGGTCAGAAAGCCGGAAGACCTCCGGGGGCTCGCTGGCGTGATCGTGCCGGGTGGGGAGTCCACGACCATCGGCAAGATGATGGCCGAGGGCGGGCTCCTCGACGCCATAAGGAGCTTCTTCTACGGAGGCGGCGGCGTTTGGGGGACCTGCGCGGGGATGGTCCTCGCGGCTTCGGCCACCACCGGTCCTTCGCAGCCGCTGCTCGGGTTGATGAACGCGCTGGTCGAGCGCAACGGCTTCGGGCGGCAGGTCAGGTCTTTCGAGCGGGATCTCGAGGTGAAGGGGTTCGATCGTCCGTTCAGGGGGGTCTTCATCCGGGCCCCGTTCTTCGAAGACGTGGGCCCCGGGGTGGAGGTGCTCTCCGAGGTGGATGGCAAGGTGGTCGCCGCCCGCGCAGAGAACGTGCTGGTGACCGCGTTCCACCCGGAGCTCACCGACGACACCCGCTTCCACGAGTACTTCGTGAAGGAGGTCTGCAAGAGATGA
- a CDS encoding YebC/PmpR family DNA-binding transcriptional regulator, with protein sequence MSGHSKWSTIKRKKGAQDAKRGALFGKLSRAITVAAREGGGDPGANPALALAVQKAKDANMPNDNIQRAIDKGTGAGSEAEAYERITYEGYAPGGVAVLVEVLTDNRNRAASDVRYIFSKHGGKLGTTGSVSYLFERKGVILVPRESVDEDRLMEAALEVGAEDVEVQESDYRILTTPEDFARVRDGLREAGIEIDDAQLTMEPQNTVPLDPSTARQTLRLIDALEENDDVQEVHANFDISDEVMAEVAG encoded by the coding sequence ATGAGCGGTCATTCCAAGTGGTCTACGATCAAGCGCAAGAAAGGTGCCCAGGATGCCAAGCGCGGGGCGCTCTTCGGGAAGCTCTCGCGAGCCATAACCGTGGCGGCCCGGGAGGGGGGAGGAGATCCGGGTGCGAACCCGGCGCTCGCCCTGGCGGTGCAGAAGGCGAAGGACGCCAACATGCCCAACGACAACATCCAACGGGCCATAGACAAGGGGACGGGCGCCGGCTCCGAGGCGGAAGCCTACGAGCGGATCACCTACGAAGGCTACGCGCCGGGCGGTGTGGCGGTGCTGGTCGAGGTGCTCACCGACAACCGCAACCGGGCCGCCTCGGACGTACGATACATCTTCTCCAAGCACGGCGGGAAGCTCGGGACCACCGGGTCGGTGTCGTACCTGTTCGAGCGCAAGGGCGTGATCCTGGTCCCCAGAGAATCTGTGGACGAGGACCGGCTGATGGAGGCGGCGCTCGAAGTCGGGGCCGAGGACGTCGAGGTGCAGGAGAGCGACTACAGGATACTCACCACCCCGGAAGATTTCGCCCGGGTGCGTGACGGTCTGCGCGAGGCCGGGATAGAGATAGACGACGCCCAGCTCACGATGGAGCCGCAGAACACGGTGCCGCTCGATCCCTCGACCGCCCGCCAGACCCTGCGCCTGATCGACGCGCTCGAGGAGAACGACGACGTGCAGGAGGTTCATGCCAACTTCGACATCTCCGACGAGGTGATGGCCGAGGTGGCGGGCTGA
- the ruvC gene encoding crossover junction endodeoxyribonuclease RuvC, with translation MGHDTQRGRVILGVDPGTATTGWGVIRQNGNRVRYVQHGAITTPSEWEMPRRLNRLFEGVSELVKGYRPDAVAVEELFFNTNVTTAITVGQARGVVLLACHRAGVGIYEYTPLQVKQTITSYGRADKRQVQEMVRTLLNLREIPRPDDAADGLAIALCHAFTSRMSGRIEAAR, from the coding sequence TTGGGCCACGACACCCAAAGGGGGCGGGTCATACTCGGCGTGGACCCCGGCACCGCGACGACGGGCTGGGGGGTGATACGCCAGAACGGCAACCGCGTCCGCTACGTGCAGCACGGGGCGATCACCACCCCATCCGAATGGGAGATGCCCCGGCGCCTGAACCGGCTCTTCGAAGGGGTATCTGAACTCGTAAAGGGCTACCGCCCCGATGCGGTGGCGGTGGAGGAGCTCTTCTTCAACACCAACGTGACGACCGCCATCACCGTTGGTCAGGCGCGAGGCGTGGTATTGCTTGCGTGCCACCGTGCCGGGGTAGGGATCTACGAATACACCCCGCTGCAGGTCAAGCAAACGATCACCTCCTACGGCCGGGCGGACAAGCGGCAGGTGCAGGAGATGGTCAGAACCCTGCTGAACCTGCGCGAGATCCCGCGCCCGGACGACGCGGCGGACGGGCTCGCCATAGCCCTCTGCCACGCGTTCACCTCGAGGATGTCCGGAAGGATCGAGGCCGCCCGCTAG
- the ruvA gene encoding Holliday junction branch migration protein RuvA, producing the protein MIERLRGRLIERDDSGVVVEVGGVGYRVLVSRSSLRELPELGEECVLHTRMVVREDAITLFGFAGSDERGAFDALTSVSKVGPKLALAVLSALSPEELAEAVARGDVIRLSSVPGLGKKTAERLVLELRGREFAACGATVDGGASSGRHRGPFMEAREALVGLGYTLEEAEEALSGVPQQDTVEGYVREALRRIGSRR; encoded by the coding sequence ATGATCGAAAGGTTGAGGGGCAGGCTCATCGAGCGGGACGACTCGGGTGTCGTGGTCGAGGTTGGCGGTGTCGGCTACCGGGTGCTCGTCTCGCGTTCGTCGCTGCGGGAGCTTCCGGAGCTCGGGGAAGAGTGTGTGCTGCACACCCGGATGGTGGTGAGGGAGGATGCGATCACGCTGTTCGGGTTCGCGGGATCGGACGAGAGAGGGGCCTTCGATGCGCTCACCTCGGTGAGCAAGGTGGGCCCGAAGCTCGCGCTCGCGGTGCTTTCGGCGCTCTCTCCGGAAGAACTGGCGGAGGCCGTTGCGAGGGGGGACGTGATCCGGCTGTCCAGCGTGCCGGGTCTCGGGAAGAAGACCGCCGAGCGGCTGGTCCTGGAGCTGCGCGGCAGAGAGTTTGCAGCGTGTGGTGCTACCGTGGATGGTGGTGCGAGTTCCGGGAGGCACAGGGGGCCGTTCATGGAGGCGAGGGAGGCGCTCGTCGGGCTCGGGTACACGCTGGAGGAGGCCGAGGAGGCGCTCTCAGGGGTGCCGCAGCAGGATACGGTCGAAGGTTACGTGAGAGAGGCGCTCAGGCGGATAGGGAGCAGGCGCTAG
- the ruvB gene encoding Holliday junction branch migration DNA helicase RuvB, protein MRGEGRERPLDPGEFPEDDEPTLRPRTLDEFIGQDELKENLRIFVEAARRRNEPLDHVLLAGPPGLGKTSLCYILAREMGVGIRITSGPTLERAGDIAAIITNLEEGDFLFIDEIHRLNRAVEEVLYPAMEEFAVDIVLGQGPSARTIRMDVPRFTLVGATTRTGLITSPLRDRFGFSSRLDYYSPEDLEKIVLRNARILGVPITGEGARQLARRSRGTPRVANRLLKRVRDYAEVVGDGRIDEKTARDALAMQGVDDLGLDRIDREYLRLIIEKFDGGPVGLGTLAVALGEARDTVEDVYEPYLLQSGLIQRTSRGRIATRRAYEHLGIPLPHRS, encoded by the coding sequence GTGCGCGGGGAAGGTAGAGAGCGGCCGCTCGACCCCGGGGAATTTCCGGAGGACGACGAGCCGACCCTGAGGCCGCGCACCCTGGACGAGTTCATCGGGCAGGACGAACTCAAGGAGAACCTGAGGATCTTCGTCGAGGCCGCCAGGCGGCGGAACGAGCCGCTCGACCACGTGCTCCTGGCAGGACCTCCGGGGCTCGGCAAGACCTCGCTGTGCTACATCCTGGCGCGCGAGATGGGGGTCGGCATCCGGATAACCAGCGGTCCGACGCTCGAGCGGGCCGGCGACATCGCGGCGATCATCACCAACCTGGAGGAGGGCGACTTCCTGTTCATCGACGAGATCCACCGTCTCAACCGGGCGGTGGAGGAGGTGCTCTACCCGGCGATGGAGGAGTTCGCGGTGGACATCGTGCTCGGGCAGGGACCCTCGGCGCGCACGATAAGGATGGACGTGCCGCGCTTCACGCTCGTCGGGGCGACGACGAGGACGGGGCTCATCACCTCGCCCCTGCGCGATCGTTTCGGCTTCTCCAGCCGGCTCGACTACTACTCGCCGGAGGATCTGGAGAAGATCGTGCTGCGCAACGCCAGGATACTCGGCGTCCCGATCACCGGGGAGGGGGCGCGCCAGCTCGCCCGGCGCAGCCGCGGGACCCCGCGGGTGGCTAACCGGCTGCTCAAGCGGGTGCGCGACTACGCCGAGGTCGTCGGCGACGGCAGGATCGACGAGAAGACCGCCCGTGACGCGCTGGCGATGCAGGGGGTGGACGACCTCGGGCTCGACCGCATCGACCGCGAGTACCTCAGGCTCATCATCGAGAAGTTCGACGGCGGGCCGGTCGGGCTCGGGACGCTCGCGGTGGCTCTGGGAGAAGCGCGGGACACGGTAGAGGACGTCTACGAGCCGTACCTGCTGCAGAGTGGGCTCATCCAGCGTACCAGCCGCGGACGCATCGCCACCCGCCGGGCCTACGAGCACCTGGGGATCCCGCTGCCGCATCGGAGCTAG
- the ilvD gene encoding dihydroxy-acid dehydratase: MQTNIRRRSSVLLDGPERAAARSYFRAIGYTDEDLRKPIVGIANTWIETMPCNFHLRRLSEKLKEGLREAGATPMEFNTIAISDGETMGTEGMKTSLISREVIADSIELVARGQMFDAVVALVGCDKTIPAAAMAITRLDIPSFVIYGGSIAPGRFRGRDVTIQDVFEAIGAHAAGKFSDEDLRELEGVACPGAGACGGQYTANTMALALEVLGLSPIGSAGPPALDARKDQICREAGRLVMQLLERNLTPRDILTRASFENAIATVAATGGSTNAVLHLLAIAREAEIPLDIDDFDRVSERTPIIADLKPGGRYTAVDMDRAGGSRLLGKRLLDAGLIDGSCLNVTGRTLAEEVGEARETEGQDVIVPVEKPLKKTGGFVILHGNLAPEGCVLKVAGHERMLHTGPARVFDSEEDAMRAVTAGEIRENDVVVIRYEGPKGGPGMREMLGVTAALVGEGLGDSVALLTDGRFSGATHGLMAAHIAPEAAQGGPIAALREGDTITIDVANRTLNMDVSEEEIRSRMARWREPEPRYKTGVMAKYAALVASASEGAITRPR; this comes from the coding sequence ATGCAGACGAACATCCGCCGCAGAAGCAGCGTCCTCCTCGACGGCCCCGAGCGGGCGGCCGCCCGCTCTTACTTCAGGGCGATAGGCTACACCGACGAGGACCTCCGCAAACCCATCGTCGGGATCGCCAACACCTGGATCGAGACGATGCCCTGCAACTTCCATCTCCGCCGGCTCTCCGAAAAGCTGAAGGAAGGGCTGCGCGAGGCCGGCGCCACCCCCATGGAGTTCAACACCATCGCCATCTCCGACGGAGAGACGATGGGCACCGAAGGCATGAAGACCTCGCTCATCTCCCGCGAGGTCATAGCCGACTCCATCGAGCTGGTAGCCCGGGGACAGATGTTCGACGCCGTCGTGGCCCTCGTCGGCTGCGACAAGACCATCCCGGCCGCCGCGATGGCGATCACGCGCCTCGACATCCCCTCCTTCGTCATCTACGGCGGCTCGATAGCCCCGGGCCGCTTCCGGGGCCGTGACGTAACGATCCAGGACGTCTTCGAGGCCATAGGCGCGCACGCCGCCGGCAAATTCTCGGACGAAGATCTGCGCGAGCTCGAGGGCGTGGCGTGCCCGGGTGCGGGCGCCTGCGGCGGCCAGTACACCGCGAACACGATGGCCCTGGCCCTCGAGGTGCTCGGCCTCTCCCCGATCGGATCGGCTGGTCCCCCCGCCCTCGACGCCCGCAAAGACCAGATCTGCCGCGAAGCAGGCCGTCTCGTCATGCAGCTCCTGGAAAGAAACCTCACCCCCCGGGACATCCTGACCCGCGCCTCGTTCGAGAACGCGATCGCCACGGTCGCCGCCACCGGCGGCTCGACCAACGCCGTTTTGCACCTGCTCGCCATAGCCCGCGAGGCGGAGATCCCGCTCGACATAGACGACTTCGACCGGGTGAGCGAACGAACCCCCATCATCGCAGACCTCAAGCCCGGTGGGCGCTACACCGCGGTCGACATGGACCGGGCCGGCGGGAGCCGCCTGCTCGGCAAACGCCTCCTCGACGCCGGACTCATAGACGGCTCATGCCTCAACGTCACCGGCCGCACCCTGGCCGAGGAGGTGGGAGAGGCCCGGGAGACGGAGGGGCAGGATGTGATCGTGCCCGTCGAGAAACCGCTGAAGAAGACCGGCGGCTTCGTCATCCTGCACGGCAACCTCGCCCCGGAAGGCTGCGTCCTGAAGGTCGCCGGTCACGAGCGGATGCTCCACACCGGCCCGGCGCGCGTCTTCGACTCCGAGGAGGACGCGATGCGCGCGGTGACGGCCGGGGAGATACGCGAGAACGACGTGGTCGTAATCCGCTACGAGGGCCCGAAGGGCGGTCCCGGGATGCGCGAGATGCTCGGCGTCACGGCGGCCCTCGTCGGCGAGGGCCTCGGTGACTCGGTTGCCCTGCTCACCGACGGCCGCTTCTCCGGCGCGACCCACGGCCTCATGGCCGCCCACATAGCCCCCGAGGCGGCCCAGGGCGGCCCCATCGCCGCCCTGAGAGAGGGGGACACCATCACGATAGACGTGGCGAACCGCACCCTCAACATGGACGTCTCCGAGGAGGAGATAAGGTCCCGGATGGCGCGGTGGCGCGAGCCCGAACCTCGCTACAAGACCGGCGTGATGGCCAAGTACGCCGCGCTCGTCGCATCCGCCTCGGAGGGGGCGATCACCCGTCCCCGCTGA
- a CDS encoding DMT family transporter codes for MKRTGDGGRVLAALSVTLVLWASAFAGIRAAMISYGPGEVALFRLLVASAGLAAFAAVRRMSLPDLRDVPAILACGLFGFTVYHAGLNFGERSVEAGTASLLIATAPVFVALLARVFLGERLRAAGWIGMLVSLLGAAVISFGEGGGHGFDSNALSILLAAFGESCYFVIQQRYLRKYGSLAFTTYSIWAGTLFALFFLPGMISEVPSASVQATASVVFLGLFPTAVAYVTYAYVSTRAGAAVSASFLYLIPALAFLIAWLWLGEVPTLLSVAGGVVTLCGVVIVGMRGRTADAPPRKTSSEPSRDV; via the coding sequence ATGAAGAGAACGGGAGATGGTGGCCGCGTCCTGGCCGCGCTTTCGGTCACGCTGGTTCTCTGGGCCTCTGCGTTCGCCGGAATCCGGGCAGCCATGATTTCTTACGGACCGGGGGAGGTGGCCCTCTTCAGGTTGCTCGTGGCCTCGGCGGGGCTCGCGGCCTTCGCCGCGGTGCGGAGGATGTCCCTGCCCGATCTCCGGGACGTACCGGCCATACTGGCGTGCGGGCTGTTCGGTTTTACGGTCTACCATGCGGGGCTCAACTTTGGTGAGAGGAGCGTGGAGGCCGGGACGGCGAGCCTGCTCATCGCCACGGCGCCCGTTTTCGTGGCGTTGCTGGCCCGGGTGTTCCTGGGAGAGCGCCTGAGGGCAGCCGGATGGATAGGCATGCTGGTGAGCCTGTTGGGGGCGGCCGTGATCTCTTTCGGGGAGGGCGGAGGGCACGGGTTCGACTCCAACGCCCTGTCGATCCTGCTCGCTGCTTTCGGGGAGAGCTGTTACTTCGTGATCCAGCAGCGTTACCTCCGCAAGTATGGGTCTCTCGCCTTTACGACCTACTCGATCTGGGCCGGGACACTCTTTGCTCTGTTCTTTCTGCCCGGCATGATCTCCGAGGTGCCCTCGGCTTCCGTGCAGGCTACGGCATCGGTCGTTTTCCTGGGCCTGTTCCCCACGGCGGTGGCCTACGTCACCTACGCCTACGTCTCCACCCGCGCGGGTGCCGCGGTCTCGGCCAGCTTCCTGTACCTGATCCCGGCGCTCGCGTTCCTGATCGCCTGGCTCTGGCTCGGCGAGGTACCCACGCTGCTCTCGGTGGCGGGAGGGGTGGTGACGCTCTGCGGCGTGGTTATCGTCGGCATGCGGGGACGGACGGCGGACGCGCCGCCGCGAAAAACGAGCTCCGAGCCTTCTCGAGACGTGTAA
- a CDS encoding DUF2905 domain-containing protein yields the protein MGLEVIGKLLIGAAVLLLIIGGLFLLLGRFGMDRLPGDLVFRRGNLTVYFPIGLMILVSLVGTILLNLIFRR from the coding sequence GTGGGACTTGAGGTAATAGGCAAGCTGCTCATCGGGGCCGCGGTGCTGCTTCTGATAATAGGCGGCCTGTTTTTGCTGCTCGGCAGGTTCGGGATGGACCGGCTGCCCGGAGATCTCGTCTTCCGGCGCGGCAACCTGACGGTCTACTTCCCGATAGGGCTCATGATCCTCGTCTCCCTCGTCGGTACGATCCTGTTGAACCTGATCTTCCGCCGGTAG